From Hypanus sabinus isolate sHypSab1 chromosome 21, sHypSab1.hap1, whole genome shotgun sequence:
AGGACAAGGGAAAAACATGCTGATTTCTGGATTGTGTGGCATCAAGTGGTCTGGTAAGTAAGAAAACCGATTTTGCCAATAAACCAGACTGGTTTTAAGATATTAGTTACACTCAAATTACAAGGGAAGTGGCTTGATAATAAGCATTTAAAGAAAAAAGGCATTGGCAACTCTAGAATTCACTATGAGCACTAGGACCATGTAGCAGCTTGtggtgggatctgggacaggGTCCAATTTGTTGCAATTGTCAATATGAACCAAATACTCAGCTAGCTTGTACAGCACACTGAAGCTGCCATCAGAAGCAGCAAGTTCATTCCTAAAAATTCCctaagacagaggaacagaattaggccattcagcccattgaatctgctaaaccattccatcattgctaaattattatctctctcaacaccatttttctcccttcttcccgtaacctttgatatccttagtaatcaagaacgtatcaacctttgcttcaaataaacccaatgacttgtcctccacaggtACCTGTggcagagttccacagattcaccaccctttggctaaagaaattcctcctcatctctgttctaaagggacgtccctctagtccgaggctgtgccctctggtcctagactcgcccattataggaaacatcccctccacatgcactctatctaggcctttcaaaattcaattggTTCATTAGTTCGGTGTAAATACAGAGAATAAATGGTCATACAGAGAAAGATTCCAAGTTTGTTCTTTTATTCACTTagtacaaacaataaaaatagCACCGAAGTATCAAAATTCTGTATTGTATGCATATCCAATGCCAGTGAAAAAAGTAGGCTGCCCGGCAGACCCACTGTCCCCACAAAGTAGTATTTACATTTTTACACAAGTTAGCACCATGTCATTTTAAACTGCTAAACAGGTCCCCTCCATGCAGAACTGGCTCCACACTGGCCACTGCACACTCCGGATTGCGGAGGGCATCCAAGTGCAGGTTCCCACCCAGAGCGCCGACGTGTCGCTTTAAACTTGCTCAGCCTGTGATCGTTCCGGGGCCAGATCAGATCCCCCCCAAGAGGAGACTTTCTGCCCCAACAGTTGTTCTAGTCACTCAGTGACCACCAGCTCAGCATTCTTCCACCAAGACCTCGTTGGAACTGTACAGTTTTCTCTTAATGATCCGGAACCTGGGGCTCAGTCTGAGTGTTTGGCTAAAGCCGGGAGTGAAGGAGGGTCCCGAAGTCAAGAGGTCCTGTATCTTGGACCAGATACCAGCTTCCAATCTCAGCACCAGGGCGAGCTCGAAggtgggagacagactgccgtccaCCACTATCCGGTCCACATCTTTGCAAACGTTGCCATCCTCCACGCTGAGGTGCAGCACGGCGCCCCGCAGGCCACAGGGCTCGCTGGCTGCCAGCCGGAGCAGCTCCTCCGCCACCTGGCCGCTCAGCTCCTCCGGGATGAGGAGCTTGAAGCAGCGAAGGGCACCGCGCTTGGCCTCGCTCAGGCTCTGCTcaaccagctgcatcacatcggCGCAGAGAAACTCCTCAAACGGGTCGTCGGTGACGGAGTCACGGTCCGATTCCAAACTCCAGTAATCTGCCAATTTAGAAAGGGAACACGAAATTATTAAAACCAAATACTACCGCAGTAGAATTTCACATCATACGTCAACGATAAATCAGATTCTTATTGGAACTGGTCTAACAAATAACATCAGCACACGCAACAGTAGATTTAAGGATCAGGTCTGTGATATATTGTGCCGCGGCAAAAATACCGGCTTTTATGAATTTGTACCAGTGCTTCAAATCAAGATATAAACATAATTTAAGTACTTAGGACGAACGGCCAACACAGGCCGTTCGGCGCAACTAGATCTTGAAGTTGCATCAGTCTCCAGTTTCCCTTTACTTCAACGAGCTGAAGCATTTAACGCTTCATACATCAAGGAGAGGCAATTTTACATTAAGAGCTGGCTGATCCACCACCGACACAGGACGAGACCGGATAATGACACTTACCGCTGTCAGTGTCCACACTGGGCTCTGCTTTGTGTTCCAGCCGGTCCGGCGGAAACTGAGCCGGGGAGCTGCCGGTCAGATCGGCGATCCTCTGCAGCAGTTTaccccaggaggaagggggcaAAGGCGACGGAGTGGGAACCGCAGCGCGTCCGTGACACATCTTTCATACAAAGTAGAGGGCCGAGTCACCAATGAATGACAGACGAAACAAAGCCCAACCAACACTGGTCCCCAAACCAGAGTGGAACACAGTCAACGGGGGCAAATTCATTATATTAATACGCTGGTAGCCGCCCCCCCCCCGTAG
This genomic window contains:
- the ddit4 gene encoding DNA damage-inducible transcript 4 protein; its protein translation is MCHGRAAVPTPSPLPPSSWGKLLQRIADLTGSSPAQFPPDRLEHKAEPSVDTDSDYWSLESDRDSVTDDPFEEFLCADVMQLVEQSLSEAKRGALRCFKLLIPEELSGQVAEELLRLAASEPCGLRGAVLHLSVEDGNVCKDVDRIVVDGSLSPTFELALVLRLEAGIWSKIQDLLTSGPSFTPGFSQTLRLSPRFRIIKRKLYSSNEVLVEEC